taacgatgtGATTTCAATTATCTTTGGCATTgctatgaaatattattggaaatttattaagcttgattatttcaaatttcagttGTTACTGGACTAAAATTGCAGGAGAATTATGCATTATACAGGTCGTTAGGAAAGTCTCCAACTATCAATCTTCCAGCCCTCAAATTAACTCAAATTACTTTTCCATCGCATATACCTAATACATTCAATAACAACTAACAGGCCGTTACAAAAACCAACTACAATTCAAAAACTCccagaaataaaattccaataacAACAAACAAAACCTTCCAACCCTCAAACGAACTTTTTACCACCATACAAAAGGAATCCAATAACAATTAACTATATAGATCGTTACAAAAACCAACTACGATTCAAAAACTCccagaaataaaattccaatacCAACAAACAAAAGCTTCCAACCCTCAAACGAACTCTTCACCACATAAAACGAATTCAATAACAACTATACAGGTCGTTACAAAATCTACGTCTATAAAGCGTCTCCACGACACAACGCTGACGAAACATCATTGAAACATTCTTGCGAAACTTCCGAGCCCCCCGAGTCGACTTGATCGAGCGGACACGAAAGGATCGCACACGGAACCatcgagacggtgatttacgtGAAAAGCGGAAGCCTCCGGGCTTTTCTCTTTCGTCGCGCTTCCTTGGACACGTCGACCAAAGTCGCGTCGTTATCGACAACGATTGCGCCCGGCCACATTCGACCGAGCCGAACCGAACCGTTGCGAAATCGTACGGCGTGATTCGCTTTCGATCTGGAATCGTGTCGCGCAGTGTAAATAAGTACACAACGATCGACGGTAATCGGCGTCCGGTTCTCGGACAACGACTCGATTAACGATCGACCCTGTTGCCACCAGAAAATCCAAATCACCGGTTGTTCCGCGTTACATGATACTCGATAGACCATGCCTCGATGCGGCGAAATGAAGAACACGGGAGTCATTGCGATTGACTAACGTCGTACGCTTTCGTTGGATTTGTTGGGAACTTTAGAGATTTGTTAGACTTTggttattaaatttgattctgGTGCAATGTGAGAGATTTTTGAGTTTTAGATTGAAGTGAGTCGATGTTTGAGTGgatagttttaatgtttctAGGTCTGAGATGTATAGATTTGATGATTACAGAGAATGTGCAagagattttcatattttctgtagATTAGACATTTTTCTAGAAATTTGGAGAACGATATCTTCTCATCGAATTTTAGATTGAATTCAATGTTTAATTAGACGTTGTCAGTGTTCCTAGATCTTATAATAAGCTTCGATTCCAgtaaagaatttttcaaaaactttAAATTTCGTAGAATTTACAATCTTTGCCTTCGAGAATATCTATTAAATTAAAAGCACTTTATCTTCAtgcttgaaaataaaagaaatatagaaaaccgcATTATCTTTGGAATGAGAGAATAATAAATTCACTCACCGATCATAAGAAAAGGCGCAGCAAGGTTGAGGCCAATGAAGTCCACGCCAATGTAGATGCACATCCCAAAAGCAGCTACAGTGGCCATTGCTGCCGACACGTTCCCCAAAAGTCCCAGCCAAGGTTTGCTTCGCACCCAATCGGTCATCATGCAGGTGACAACCGAGAAAAGTGCCATCAGGACGAACGTGCTGGAGAAATAAGGCACGATCGTCTTCGTGTTCTCTTCAAGTTCCAGTTCCAAAGTCCTAGATGCGAATCTCGCTGTTGCGATGTGCTTGAACATGCCCTCGTCCTCTACTTTCTTCAGTGCATCGAGGAACGCTTCTTCCCATGCTGCCCCACTGGTTGAGGAAATAGTAGGAATTGATTGAATGTTAAGTTAAGGTGTTCAACTGTTGATTTTCGGTGGTTAATGGTAGAATCAGTTGAAATGGCTGGTTTTGGTTCTTTTGTTTTGGAATTAGTgccttcgaagcattgaatgttagaaaaatagttttagttgaaattagtggttctttttcttttgttttggaatttttggtgTCTTcaagaattgaatattcgaaatgattttgaaaataaatacttttagtTGAAATTAGTGGttatgtttcttttgttttggaattattggtgccttcgaagcattgaatattagaagataaatagttttagttgaaattagtggttgttttttttattttggaattattggtgccttcgaagcattgaatattagaaaaatagtttTAGTTGAAATTACTGATTCtaattcttttgtttcgcaattactgatacctccaaagcatcgaatattcgaaacggtctcaaaaataaatagttccacttgaatactataccAAATATCAAAAGCAAcggaaaataatctattgtcacaaaaTTCACTTCTAACcaatatcaatttcttcaacGTTATgggataattatttcaaatcatTGAAAAACTTCTGAGAACAATTAATGTTTACGTTACcacaatatgaaattaatatgatTATCCTTGAAACTTCGGAAAGCGATTTGAATGTTTACGTTGCCATAACGTGAAATTAATATGATTATCTTTAGATTGTCAAGTTTgatagaattgaaaaataaataagtctTGATCGGATTATAATTCACTCACATGGCGTCCTGACGAGGATTATCAGCCGTCAGGAAGTACGCCAGTTGCATCGAGGGCACCGACTCTATCTGTTTGTCCTCGTTGAGCACGCTCCCACCGAAATAGACCGGCAACAGGAGGATTTGCCAGGTATCTGGATGCAGCATCAACGGGAACGTCAGTCTCAGCTCTTTGCTTTCCACATCCCTGGAAAATGCTACCATCTACTTATAGGGGAAGTTATGGGGATAATCCGAGGTTCGCCagctttttctctttccttcagATTATCCTGGTTCTGACGTTACAATGTTGcacgtttcatttttattgttaaaggCAGTGAGATAAACGTGGCGATAATTAAGCTGTGACTGTAACTATTTAGAAGGTATTTtagatgtaaatataaatatagaaatatggaaatttgggaatatggaaatatggaaatatggaaatatagaaatatagagatatagaaatatagaaatatagaaatatagaaatatagaaatatagaaatatagagatataggaatatagaaatatggaaatatggaaatatggaaatatggaaatatggaaatatagaaatatagagatatagaaatatagatatatagaaatatagagatataggaATATAGAGATATacaaatatagagatatagaaatatagatatatagaaatataatgaaacCTAAAATTAATAGACAACAGTCAATCCAAAAAGTCAAGTCTACCTcaacaaaaagagaaagagaagaaatgaaaacgataaataaagaagaaattaaatgaaaaaattgaaaactcaaattactataaaaagaaacaaaaatatccaAATGTCTAGACCTGCCAGAGACCAACGAGAATACTTACTTTATGATGTAATGGAGGCTCAGTATATCGTTAGCGAAGCATTCATCCAACCACCTGGCGCAGATCTGCTTGTAGGTGAACACCTCGCCCTCGTAGGTCGCGTGGGCGCTTTTGATTATATTATCCAGCTGTATGAGCTCGTCGAACACCGCCGATCTCAGTAAATTCTCTTCCCCGTCCTTCGAGGTGATGATCACATGGCCAAAACGACCTGCGAGACAGTTTAACAGCTCATTTACTAACTGTTAATGAAAGTGTAATAGTTCAATAGCCCCCTCAACCCTTAGTATCGAAAATTCCAATGAAAGAGCTTAATTATATAAAAGGTAACAAATTTTACGtaatttcgttatttaatattctatggaAAAATTTTCCAATACTTCTAAAAAGAGCATACAGGATAGATAtaatagaatgaaaatattcgattataTCCGAagttcattttcattaataagTTTTCTATCCAATTcttgaattcttttattaatatttgattgatCGAAGTGTAGAAATGAGTATGGAAATtggaatataaattcataataatatagtgaatagtagtagtagtagtagtagtagtagtagtagtagtagtagtagtagtagtagtagtagtagtagtaataataataataacaatagcaaAGAACCcctaatgattttattatattattattatagtattattagtattattacagtattattatagtacttttatagtattattattatagtattattagtattataatatcgATTAACCATTggttagtattatattattggtaGCATTATAAAATCATTAGGTTTATtcctattgttattattattattcttataactaGCAGATAACTAATCgatattctttcaaatttacacgtaaatcattcaaattacaagaaattcagatcaacaatttatattttcctgaATTTTCCTCCTTGCAACGTGTATATCGAGGTCTATTAATAAACGTCCCggcagtcaaagcgttaacACAAAAGAAAACCGgcgcaaaaggaagaaaaaatggTGGCAAAACGGATGATCCGGCCTGTGAAAAAAACAATCGAGCCGGAAACTGATGTTAAACGAGGTgcatgcgatgcgatgcgacgcgccgcgacgcggcTCGGCGCGGTGAGTCAAGGGTCAATTAGTGACGACTCAATGAAACGAGAAAGTTATCGCGGTGTCTTCAATAAagaggttaattcggcgtgggCGTGCGGCTCGCCGGCGAAATTGCACGCCGCCGGACAATCCAAACAAGGAAGCGGATCGggcgaggtcgttgccg
The window above is part of the Nomia melanderi isolate GNS246 chromosome 2, iyNomMela1, whole genome shotgun sequence genome. Proteins encoded here:
- the Ptr gene encoding patched domain-containing protein isoform X3; this encodes MWKNLTCVDDFLNRAFHKLGLVVGHHPGYFVVIPVLVACICFTGYQRINYEIDPEYLFSPTNGPSKTERAIVEQYFKVNYTSQFSLGRITRPGRFGHVIITSKDGEENLLRSAVFDELIQLDNIIKSAHATYEGEVFTYKQICARWLDECFANDILSLHYIINIFQGCGKQRAETDVPVDAASRYLANPPVAGLFRWERAQRGQTDRVGALDATGVLPDG